CATCGATCGGAACGTGCGTTCACGGACCGGCCGGCACTGCAATGGCGTGCCGAAAGCGCCTGCGTCGCAGGACACGCAGCAGCGGAGCTTCCAGGAATAGATAGCTCAGCACGCCCAGTGCAACGCCGCCAATGGTGCCGGCGAGAGCGATCGTCCAGCCGGGGGCTCCGATCCGCCGGCAAACCACGTCGACCGCCATGATCGCAAAGATGTGCCACAGGTAGATCGAATAGCTCGCGTCGCCAAGGAAGCGCAGCGGGACGATAGGGCGCGCAAAAGCGCTGCTGCGTTCGAGCTCCAAGGTCGCGATCACCAGCAGCGTGCAAGGGAGGCCGAGCCACAGGGCGTCGCGTAAGCGTCCGGTGGCAAGCCCGAGCAGGAAGAAGACGAGGACGCAGGCCAGCAGCGGAACGGCCATCGACCTCCCCTGCAACCAGAAACGGCCGAGCCAGGCGCCGGCGAGGAATTGCAGGATCAGCGGATTGCACCAGAAGGCGAACGGCGCCTGATCCGGCGGGATGTAGAATGACGCCGCCGCTGCGCCGGCGAACAGCAGAGTCAAAATTTGCAGCAGCGCCTTTCGCGGCAAGATCAGCAGCAACGCGAACACGGCGTAGAACAGCATTTCGTAGTTCAGCGTCCAGCCGACGTTGAGGATCGGGTAGAAACGCGCACCGAAGCCGGGCGGACCGACCGGGATGAACAGATAGGAGGCGAGCGCGTGGACGGGATCGAGCCCGTGTCGCACCAGCATGAACAGAGCGAACGCGCTGGTCGCGATCCAATATAGCGGCACGATCCGGATCAGCCGGTCCTTGAAGAAGGGCCAGGGACGCGAGCCGCCATCGGTGATCGCGACCATCAGGAAGCCGCTCAGCACGAAGAACAGAGGAACGCCGAATGCCGGCACCGGCGTTC
The nucleotide sequence above comes from Sphingosinicella sp. BN140058. Encoded proteins:
- a CDS encoding acyltransferase, whose product is MDASSITSVGTERPRLIGLQYLRAVAALEVVIAHALLAGHLRTPVPAFGVPLFFVLSGFLMVAITDGGSRPWPFFKDRLIRIVPLYWIATSAFALFMLVRHGLDPVHALASYLFIPVGPPGFGARFYPILNVGWTLNYEMLFYAVFALLLILPRKALLQILTLLFAGAAAASFYIPPDQAPFAFWCNPLILQFLAGAWLGRFWLQGRSMAVPLLACVLVFFLLGLATGRLRDALWLGLPCTLLVIATLELERSSAFARPIVPLRFLGDASYSIYLWHIFAIMAVDVVCRRIGAPGWTIALAGTIGGVALGVLSYLFLEAPLLRVLRRRRFRHAIAVPAGP